The proteins below come from a single Dendropsophus ebraccatus isolate aDenEbr1 chromosome 15, aDenEbr1.pat, whole genome shotgun sequence genomic window:
- the LOC138774329 gene encoding ADP-dependent glucokinase-like isoform X3: protein MQEAAIQPSYNPVHHNFIENETQLAESFAYFFPPGAASERYVSNDTLFSKLVDASKRLSEMRWALGGNAPVMANRLAAEGCDVLLGGRLSPEEISVLSDRITVAGDPITDADIHLIMEYPTGAKWGNHISRRANRYIVHSDSHNPMIDSLEDFESKLEGFKPDLLVIGGLQMMDSFPFKPGQRETRLKALQEMLLSMDEEIGCHFEMASFVEQDLMKDLLEYVIPYSDSLGMNEQELPNLLSLIKGGNITVLSDPYPRVASILDQMRELYQLLKSQEAKRGQRQLTRLHVHTLAFQAMMVTKGSMWKNTMSATAKASLTANRHVCGSAHIDTRKAKLIMDDSFSISREVGSQRIPFKESRPVSCWEEETYEICLAPVLVCTEVFQTAGGGDNISAAGLVLQI from the exons ATGCAGGAGGCGGCCATACAGCCCAGCTACAATCCAGTCCACCACAACTTCATTGAGAACGAGACACAACTTGCTGAGAGCTTTGCCTACTTCTTCCCCCCAGGCGCTGCTTCAGA ACGCTATGTGTCCAACGACACCCTGTTTAGCAAACTTGTAGATGCATCAAAAAGACTCTCAGAAATGCGCTGGGCTCTTGGCGGGAATGCTCCAGTTATGGCCAATCGCTTAGCTGCTGAAGGGTGTGACGTCCTTCTTGGGGGCCGTCTGAGTCCCGAAGAAATTAGTGTATTGTCTGATCGCATCACAG TGGCTGGTGATCCCATAACAGATGCTGACATTCACCTTATTATGGAATATCCTACTGGTGCCAAATGGGGAAATCATATATCACGTCGCGCCAACAG GTACATAGTCCACAGTGATTCTCACAATCCAATGATCGATTCCCTGGAAGATTTTGAATCTAAACTGGAAGGTTTTAAACCAGATCTCCTAGTGATTGGAGGGTTACAGATGATGGATAGTTTTCCCTTTAAACCAG GTCAGCGTGAAACCAGGCTTAAAGCTCTTCAAGAAATGTTACTATCTATGGATGAGGAGATAGGTTGTCACTTTGAGATGGCCTCTTTTGTGGAACAAGATCTTATGAAGGATTTGCTAGAGTATGTCATTCCATATTCCGATTCCTTGGGTATGAACGAGCAGGAGCTCCCCAATCTTCTGAGTCTTAtcaagggaggaaacattacagTGTTGTCGGACCCTTACCCTCGTGTTGCCTCTATCTTGGACCAAATGCGAGAGCTATATCAGCTGCTTAAATCCCAAGAAGCTAAAAGGGGTCAGAGACAACTGACCAGACTACATGTCCACACTTTAGCGTTTCAAGCGATGATGGTGACCAAAGGATCTATGTGGAAGAACACTATGTCCGCTACAGCAAAGGCATCTCTGACAGCCAACAGGCACGTGTGTGGATCTGCCCATATTGACACACGTAAGGCTAAACTTATCATGGATGACTCTTTCTCCATCAGCCGTGAAGTTGGCAGTCAGAGAATACCTTTTAAAGAAAGTCGCCCTGTCTCTTGTTGGGAAGAGGAGACTTATGAGATATGCCTAGCACCTGTTTTGGTCTGTACTGAAGTGTTTCAGACTGCAGGTGGAGGAGACAATATCTCCGCTGCAGGGCTGGTGCTGCAGATATAA
- the LOC138774329 gene encoding ADP-dependent glucokinase-like isoform X2 — protein MEGFGGCLDIIVDGVALMQEAAIQPSYNPVHHNFIENETQLAESFAYFFPPGAASERYVSNDTLFSKLVDASKRLSEMRWALGGNAPVMANRLAAEGCDVLLGGRLSPEEISVLSDRITVAGDPITDADIHLIMEYPTGAKWGNHISRRANRYIVHSDSHNPMIDSLEDFESKLEGFKPDLLVIGGLQMMDSFPFKPGQRETRLKALQEMLLSMDEEIGCHFEMASFVEQDLMKDLLEYVIPYSDSLGMNEQELPNLLSLIKGGNITVLSDPYPRVASILDQMRELYQLLKSQEAKRGQRQLTRLHVHTLAFQAMMVTKGSMWKNTMSATAKASLTANRHVCGSAHIDTRKAKLIMDDSFSISREVGSQRIPFKESRPVSCWEEETYEICLAPVLVCTEVFQTAGGGDNISAAGLVLQI, from the exons ATGGAAG GTTTTGGAGGTTGTCTTGATATCATAGTAGATGGAGTGGCATTAATGCAGGAGGCGGCCATACAGCCCAGCTACAATCCAGTCCACCACAACTTCATTGAGAACGAGACACAACTTGCTGAGAGCTTTGCCTACTTCTTCCCCCCAGGCGCTGCTTCAGA ACGCTATGTGTCCAACGACACCCTGTTTAGCAAACTTGTAGATGCATCAAAAAGACTCTCAGAAATGCGCTGGGCTCTTGGCGGGAATGCTCCAGTTATGGCCAATCGCTTAGCTGCTGAAGGGTGTGACGTCCTTCTTGGGGGCCGTCTGAGTCCCGAAGAAATTAGTGTATTGTCTGATCGCATCACAG TGGCTGGTGATCCCATAACAGATGCTGACATTCACCTTATTATGGAATATCCTACTGGTGCCAAATGGGGAAATCATATATCACGTCGCGCCAACAG GTACATAGTCCACAGTGATTCTCACAATCCAATGATCGATTCCCTGGAAGATTTTGAATCTAAACTGGAAGGTTTTAAACCAGATCTCCTAGTGATTGGAGGGTTACAGATGATGGATAGTTTTCCCTTTAAACCAG GTCAGCGTGAAACCAGGCTTAAAGCTCTTCAAGAAATGTTACTATCTATGGATGAGGAGATAGGTTGTCACTTTGAGATGGCCTCTTTTGTGGAACAAGATCTTATGAAGGATTTGCTAGAGTATGTCATTCCATATTCCGATTCCTTGGGTATGAACGAGCAGGAGCTCCCCAATCTTCTGAGTCTTAtcaagggaggaaacattacagTGTTGTCGGACCCTTACCCTCGTGTTGCCTCTATCTTGGACCAAATGCGAGAGCTATATCAGCTGCTTAAATCCCAAGAAGCTAAAAGGGGTCAGAGACAACTGACCAGACTACATGTCCACACTTTAGCGTTTCAAGCGATGATGGTGACCAAAGGATCTATGTGGAAGAACACTATGTCCGCTACAGCAAAGGCATCTCTGACAGCCAACAGGCACGTGTGTGGATCTGCCCATATTGACACACGTAAGGCTAAACTTATCATGGATGACTCTTTCTCCATCAGCCGTGAAGTTGGCAGTCAGAGAATACCTTTTAAAGAAAGTCGCCCTGTCTCTTGTTGGGAAGAGGAGACTTATGAGATATGCCTAGCACCTGTTTTGGTCTGTACTGAAGTGTTTCAGACTGCAGGTGGAGGAGACAATATCTCCGCTGCAGGGCTGGTGCTGCAGATATAA